One genomic window of Leptotrichia trevisanii DSM 22070 includes the following:
- a CDS encoding autotransporter outer membrane beta-barrel domain-containing protein encodes MKKNKKLMLLAISLLALLSCTSNNGKGNLKTGIGGTIRNSGSGNGKGSGNPTVTNPTSPGSPANPANPNPTVPSISTNARFPKINLSAIPNSKLDIFAYKIAGEKLDAPKTASKTHYEVKDREVGFYLNRSATKPLTIATSTTMDVKAGGGAMAFFEGNSVYNGNTHFFTDPQEAVKHYLTKLIHNAEKLTFNMEPNSYLFVLKGVEVELSKTDVSNLLAKIPANQRPTINGTGYKLVKFDNSRLFVDKDVNLDDPNDLYNKVDVTNSTFTINSGKTITGTKDNQIGIKGLYGFEYEFVPNDMNYNRGTINMKGSNSIGAYGTASNFNNLGTISVGKNSAAIYWSAESEFDYGLLGPSAPIPHNSARNDGNILLGENSTGMYMDKPYFDNKGFIANLNNGKIESTAANVIGMWANVRNQKKDPAASDTPQDVIGSVGEINLYGDKSIGIYAGGDGAYNAENQKYYGSKGKIRIGDSSDRNNPSMGMYSDNPNAKMINNGIIEIGKDSIGMAGINGNTLENKGTINITKDGGIGMYLANGSKGTNSGTITTVGTPKDAIGVVVGKDSEFTNTGKIHIESAGGAGIVVAGGIIKNYGDIEVSGGAVRDRVDNTRTIKVLSNKTKPINGDLGVYVDTLGKTKPIEGLSNLVLRSADLLIGAEATEKTNATEVTVGSNVLDPFNKSIQSSNIANWNVKTGSLVWEADSEIKNNKIEKVTLKKQSYAKFADSETTAEVANGLDEKYTGTAVDSKDKQVFNYLNTLSDRKALARTYREINGSQYINVQQRIAQTDDILDNKLSALQRENADKSGHHVSTFFNRDKYEARTPELADSNSSAYGISYLFNNADAKQGIYAGTVINNFKFKDSGKSKENVTMFKLGAYKTFDLNNLEWTLSGDGFVSKNDMKRRFVIGNNVYENKANYNAYGFAIKNELGKTFQVGENVTIKPYAGLKLGYGKFSKIKEKDGTLNMEVKGSNYYSVKPSAGVEVGYSTPITENTKFKASLGLGYEHELGKVESKVNEAKFTNTSTKINLKGAKYERRRNFKSDVKVGFEAGNFNFTVNGGYDTKDKNSHVGVGLGVSF; translated from the coding sequence ATGAAAAAAAATAAAAAATTAATGTTACTCGCAATCTCGCTACTTGCTTTGCTAAGTTGTACAAGTAATAATGGAAAAGGAAACCTAAAAACAGGCATTGGCGGAACTATTAGAAACAGTGGAAGCGGAAATGGTAAAGGTTCTGGAAATCCAACAGTTACCAATCCAACTTCGCCAGGTTCTCCAGCTAACCCAGCAAACCCAAATCCTACAGTGCCATCAATAAGCACGAATGCAAGATTTCCAAAAATAAATCTCAGTGCAATTCCTAATTCAAAATTAGACATTTTTGCATATAAAATTGCTGGAGAAAAACTTGACGCACCTAAAACTGCCAGCAAAACTCACTATGAAGTCAAGGACAGGGAAGTTGGATTTTACCTGAACCGTTCAGCTACAAAACCGCTTACTATAGCTACTTCAACAACAATGGATGTAAAAGCAGGTGGAGGAGCAATGGCATTTTTTGAAGGAAACAGCGTTTATAATGGAAACACACACTTTTTTACAGATCCTCAGGAAGCCGTTAAGCATTACTTGACAAAACTTATACACAATGCTGAAAAATTGACATTCAATATGGAACCTAATTCGTATTTATTCGTACTTAAAGGCGTAGAGGTAGAATTGTCTAAAACTGATGTTTCAAATCTTCTTGCCAAAATTCCTGCAAATCAAAGGCCGACAATTAATGGTACTGGCTATAAATTAGTTAAATTTGATAATTCCAGACTTTTTGTAGACAAGGATGTAAACTTGGATGATCCTAACGACTTGTATAATAAAGTAGATGTTACAAATTCTACTTTCACTATTAATTCTGGTAAAACAATTACTGGAACAAAAGACAATCAAATTGGAATTAAAGGACTGTATGGATTTGAATATGAATTTGTTCCAAACGATATGAACTATAACCGTGGTACTATCAATATGAAAGGTAGCAACTCAATCGGAGCATACGGTACTGCGTCAAACTTTAATAACCTTGGAACAATCTCAGTTGGAAAAAATTCAGCTGCAATTTACTGGAGTGCAGAATCTGAATTTGACTACGGACTGCTTGGGCCTTCTGCTCCTATTCCGCATAATTCTGCAAGAAACGACGGAAATATTCTGCTTGGTGAAAATTCCACAGGAATGTATATGGACAAGCCTTACTTTGACAACAAAGGATTTATTGCAAATTTAAATAATGGAAAGATTGAAAGTACAGCAGCCAATGTAATCGGAATGTGGGCAAATGTCCGTAACCAGAAAAAAGATCCTGCAGCTTCAGATACTCCACAAGATGTAATTGGAAGTGTTGGAGAAATCAATCTTTACGGAGATAAGTCAATTGGAATCTATGCTGGCGGAGATGGTGCCTATAATGCAGAAAATCAAAAATATTATGGTTCTAAAGGAAAAATCAGAATAGGCGATTCATCTGACAGAAACAACCCAAGCATGGGAATGTACAGTGATAATCCAAATGCAAAAATGATAAACAACGGAATTATAGAAATCGGTAAAGATTCAATCGGTATGGCAGGAATCAACGGAAATACTTTAGAAAATAAAGGAACTATCAACATCACTAAGGATGGCGGTATCGGAATGTACTTGGCAAATGGTTCTAAAGGTACAAACAGCGGTACAATAACGACTGTTGGAACTCCAAAAGACGCAATCGGTGTAGTTGTAGGAAAAGATTCTGAATTCACAAATACTGGTAAAATCCACATTGAATCTGCTGGCGGTGCCGGAATTGTTGTTGCTGGAGGAATAATTAAGAATTATGGAGATATTGAAGTTAGTGGTGGTGCCGTAAGAGACCGTGTAGACAACACAAGAACTATTAAAGTTCTCTCAAACAAAACAAAACCAATAAATGGGGATTTAGGTGTTTACGTAGATACATTAGGAAAAACAAAACCAATTGAAGGGCTTTCTAACTTAGTATTGAGAAGTGCTGACTTGTTAATCGGTGCAGAAGCTACTGAAAAAACTAACGCTACTGAAGTTACAGTTGGAAGTAATGTACTTGATCCATTTAACAAATCTATTCAGTCAAGCAATATTGCAAACTGGAATGTAAAAACTGGTTCTTTAGTATGGGAAGCTGATTCAGAAATTAAAAATAACAAAATAGAAAAAGTTACTTTGAAAAAACAATCCTATGCAAAATTTGCAGATAGTGAAACAACTGCAGAAGTGGCTAATGGGCTGGATGAAAAATATACTGGAACTGCTGTAGATTCAAAAGACAAACAAGTATTCAATTACTTAAATACATTGAGCGACAGAAAAGCGTTGGCAAGAACTTACCGTGAAATTAATGGAAGTCAATATATCAATGTTCAACAAAGAATTGCACAGACTGATGATATTTTAGACAACAAACTTTCTGCTTTACAAAGAGAAAATGCTGATAAATCTGGACATCATGTTTCTACTTTCTTTAACAGGGATAAATATGAGGCAAGAACGCCAGAATTAGCAGATTCAAACAGCTCAGCTTACGGAATTTCATATTTATTCAATAATGCTGATGCAAAACAGGGAATTTATGCTGGAACAGTTATTAACAACTTCAAATTTAAAGACAGTGGAAAATCAAAAGAAAATGTAACAATGTTTAAATTAGGTGCTTACAAGACATTTGACTTAAATAATCTTGAGTGGACTTTAAGTGGAGATGGATTTGTTTCTAAAAACGATATGAAGAGAAGATTTGTAATCGGAAATAATGTTTATGAAAACAAGGCTAACTACAACGCTTACGGATTTGCAATCAAGAACGAATTAGGAAAAACTTTCCAAGTTGGAGAAAATGTTACAATTAAACCTTACGCTGGTCTAAAACTTGGCTATGGTAAATTTTCAAAAATTAAAGAAAAAGACGGAACTTTAAATATGGAAGTTAAAGGAAGCAATTACTATTCTGTAAAACCATCTGCAGGAGTTGAAGTTGGATATTCCACTCCAATTACAGAAAACACTAAATTCAAGGCATCTTTAGGACTTGGCTATGAACACGAACTAGGAAAGGTTGAAAGCAAGGTAAACGAAGCTAAATTTACGAATACAAGCACTAAAATCAACTTAAAAGGTGCAAAATACGAAAGACGTAGAAACTTCAAGAGCGACGTAAAAGTAGGATTTGAAGCAGGAAACTTTAATTTTACAGTAAATGGTGGATATGATACGAAGGATAAGAATTCTCACGTTGGTGTAGGACTTGGTGTTTCATTCTAA
- a CDS encoding OmpA family protein — MKKVLAIILLSVLTMVSCTTATDGTRKVSKTGIGAGIGAAAGAVIGQVIGKDTKGTLIGTAGGAAVGAAIGNIFDRQEKELRNKLKGTGVDVKRTGEGEIKLTAPENITFDINSYVIKPQFRNTLDSVATVLKTYPDSTIVVSGHTDTTGNDAINNPLSVNRASSVEYYLESQGISSSRITSRGYGSKQPIASNATEAGRAQNRRVEIAIIANQK, encoded by the coding sequence ATGAAAAAAGTATTAGCAATTATCTTGTTGTCAGTATTGACAATGGTTTCTTGCACGACTGCCACTGATGGAACAAGAAAAGTTAGTAAAACTGGAATCGGTGCAGGAATTGGAGCGGCTGCCGGAGCTGTAATTGGGCAGGTTATTGGGAAAGATACGAAAGGAACGTTAATCGGTACAGCTGGAGGGGCTGCAGTCGGAGCGGCTATTGGAAATATTTTTGACAGACAGGAAAAAGAATTAAGAAATAAGTTAAAAGGGACAGGTGTGGATGTTAAAAGAACTGGTGAAGGTGAAATCAAATTGACAGCACCTGAAAATATTACTTTTGACATAAACAGTTACGTAATTAAGCCACAATTCAGAAATACTCTAGATTCAGTGGCAACTGTGCTAAAAACTTATCCTGACTCAACAATCGTAGTTTCAGGACATACAGACACAACAGGAAATGACGCAATTAATAATCCACTTTCTGTAAATCGTGCAAGTTCAGTAGAATATTATCTTGAATCACAAGGTATTTCGAGTTCAAGAATAACTTCACGTGGTTATGGAAGTAAACAGCCAATTGCAAGTAATGCAACAGAAGCTGGAAGAGCTCAAAATAGAAGAGTAGAAATTGCTATAATTGCAAATCAAAAATAA
- the proC gene encoding pyrroline-5-carboxylate reductase, whose amino-acid sequence MKLGIIGAGNMGSSILKGVTASNFLENKNIAIFDLNKEKIEELSKEYGVKRAKSENEIAKESSILILSVKPNIIPKVLEKIKDGLTEKTIVLSIAAGISINFIQNIIGTDKKVVRTMPNTPAQVMEGMTAVSFNHNIQENEKSMIFKLLNSFGKSIEIEEKLMHAYTGISGSLPAYVYVFMEALADGGVLEGMPRDRAYEIIAQTVLGSAKMMLKTKKHPGILKDEVTSPGGTTIAALKVLEDGKFRGTVMEAVKACTEKSKEMAGE is encoded by the coding sequence ATGAAATTAGGAATTATTGGAGCAGGAAATATGGGAAGTTCGATATTGAAGGGAGTTACAGCTTCAAACTTTCTTGAAAATAAAAATATAGCTATTTTTGATTTAAACAAGGAGAAAATTGAAGAGTTATCAAAAGAATATGGCGTGAAAAGAGCGAAAAGTGAAAATGAAATCGCAAAAGAAAGCAGTATTCTCATTCTTTCTGTAAAGCCAAATATTATTCCAAAAGTATTGGAAAAAATAAAAGATGGTTTGACTGAAAAAACTATTGTTTTGTCAATTGCCGCTGGAATTAGCATTAATTTTATTCAAAATATTATTGGGACTGACAAAAAAGTGGTTAGAACTATGCCAAATACGCCTGCCCAAGTAATGGAAGGAATGACGGCAGTTTCTTTTAATCATAACATTCAGGAAAATGAAAAAAGTATGATTTTTAAATTACTGAATAGTTTTGGAAAAAGTATTGAAATTGAGGAAAAACTTATGCATGCCTATACAGGAATTAGTGGCTCTTTACCAGCCTATGTTTACGTATTTATGGAAGCTCTTGCGGATGGCGGGGTACTGGAAGGAATGCCAAGGGACAGGGCTTATGAAATTATTGCCCAAACGGTGTTAGGTTCAGCCAAAATGATGCTTAAAACAAAAAAACATCCAGGAATTTTGAAAGATGAGGTAACTTCTCCAGGAGGAACTACAATTGCCGCCTTGAAAGTGCTGGAAGATGGTAAATTTAGAGGAACTGTAATGGAAGCCGTTAAGGCTTGTACGGAAAAGTCTAAAGAAATGGCAGGGGAGTAA
- a CDS encoding cob(I)yrinic acid a,c-diamide adenosyltransferase produces MKIYTKYGDEGFTRLAGGERVSKTHVRVEAYGTMDEVCSLLGVIVAEIRENDKLNSVLEEIREECENIQQQLFDCGSDLAVPEGLREYKQKIDNVEWLEQRMDEYIPLLPKLECFIIPGGSKISSMFHMMRTSVRNLERKMIAVIESGEGINKIGLQYINRLSDYFFVVACLVNLKLGISETVYKRSKKIFKNNK; encoded by the coding sequence ATGAAAATATACACAAAATATGGTGATGAAGGATTTACCAGACTTGCTGGAGGGGAACGTGTGAGCAAGACTCATGTGAGAGTGGAAGCCTATGGAACGATGGATGAGGTATGTTCGCTGCTTGGAGTTATTGTGGCTGAAATTCGTGAAAATGACAAGTTAAATAGTGTTTTGGAAGAAATTCGTGAAGAGTGTGAAAATATTCAGCAGCAGCTCTTTGACTGTGGAAGTGATTTGGCAGTACCAGAAGGCTTGCGGGAATATAAGCAGAAAATTGATAATGTGGAGTGGCTTGAGCAAAGAATGGATGAATATATTCCCCTGCTTCCTAAACTTGAATGTTTTATAATTCCAGGAGGAAGTAAGATTTCGAGCATGTTTCATATGATGCGGACAAGTGTGCGGAATTTGGAGAGAAAGATGATAGCTGTAATTGAGTCAGGTGAAGGGATAAATAAAATTGGACTTCAGTATATAAATAGACTTTCGGATTATTTTTTTGTAGTGGCTTGTCTTGTAAATTTGAAATTAGGAATCAGCGAAACTGTTTACAAAAGAAGTAAAAAAATTTTTAAAAATAACAAATAA
- the rlmD gene encoding 23S rRNA (uracil(1939)-C(5))-methyltransferase RlmD codes for MNKIKNNYEVGQKLEIQIEKIVFGGEGLGRIAGFTVFVPMSVPGDKLEVEIISVKKSYARGLITRIIEPSKDRIEDLSKISFEDFDGCDFGMLKYEKQLEYKDKMLEEVLTKIAEIDLKKVKISKIIGSDKKINYRNKTAEPFFKKNGVIQTGFYSRKSHNVFSAKESLLKSEIAKIIIDKFLQKVNSFAGTKKEFKVFNEVNNTGFLKQIMVRNNEKDEVMIVVIVNKNSQYNQLSKVLEEMYDENDCIKSIYISVKTEQNNIILGKNVHLFGSQYLEEEMEGLKFKIYPNSFFQINKKQALKLYDVAIKFLNEENKNTDKIYEKTVIDAFSGTGTIAMMLSKNIKKVIGIESVESSTLAAKLTSYENSIQNVEFVNGKVEKELPKILKRENVGAIVFDPPRRGIEETALKSVIKNKIEKIVYISCNPATFARDVKILAENGYVLKKVTPVDMFPQTPHIEVVGLLENDDV; via the coding sequence ATGAATAAAATAAAAAATAATTATGAAGTTGGGCAAAAACTGGAAATTCAAATAGAAAAAATAGTGTTTGGTGGAGAAGGACTTGGAAGAATTGCTGGGTTTACAGTATTTGTACCGATGAGTGTTCCAGGAGATAAATTGGAAGTGGAAATTATCTCGGTAAAAAAATCGTATGCAAGAGGGCTTATAACTAGGATAATTGAACCATCAAAGGACAGGATTGAGGATTTGTCCAAAATTAGTTTTGAGGATTTTGATGGCTGTGATTTTGGAATGCTTAAATATGAGAAACAGCTTGAATATAAGGATAAAATGCTTGAAGAAGTGTTGACAAAGATTGCTGAAATTGATTTGAAAAAGGTAAAAATTAGCAAAATTATTGGAAGTGATAAAAAAATTAATTATAGAAACAAGACGGCTGAGCCATTTTTCAAAAAGAATGGAGTTATTCAGACGGGATTTTATTCAAGAAAGTCCCACAATGTATTTTCAGCTAAAGAAAGTCTTCTAAAATCAGAAATTGCCAAAATAATTATTGATAAATTTTTGCAGAAAGTAAATAGTTTTGCAGGTACAAAAAAGGAATTTAAAGTTTTTAATGAAGTGAATAATACTGGTTTTTTGAAGCAGATAATGGTTAGAAATAATGAAAAAGATGAAGTTATGATAGTTGTTATCGTAAATAAAAATTCGCAGTATAATCAGCTTTCAAAAGTGCTGGAAGAAATGTATGATGAAAATGACTGCATAAAATCAATCTATATTTCTGTAAAAACTGAACAGAATAACATAATTTTAGGTAAAAATGTCCATTTATTTGGAAGCCAGTATTTGGAAGAGGAAATGGAAGGATTAAAATTCAAGATTTATCCAAATTCATTTTTCCAAATTAATAAAAAACAGGCACTAAAACTTTATGATGTTGCAATAAAGTTTTTGAATGAAGAAAATAAAAATACTGATAAAATCTATGAAAAAACAGTAATTGATGCATTTTCAGGAACTGGAACCATTGCAATGATGCTTTCAAAAAACATAAAGAAAGTTATTGGAATTGAAAGTGTCGAAAGTTCAACACTTGCTGCAAAACTGACTTCTTATGAAAACTCCATTCAAAATGTAGAATTTGTAAATGGAAAAGTTGAGAAGGAACTGCCAAAAATTTTGAAGAGAGAAAATGTTGGAGCAATAGTTTTTGACCCGCCAAGGCGAGGAATTGAGGAAACTGCCCTAAAAAGTGTTATAAAAAATAAAATTGAAAAAATTGTCTATATTTCCTGCAATCCTGCCACTTTTGCACGAGATGTGAAGATTTTGGCTGAAAATGGGTATGTCTTAAAGAAAGTTACTCCTGTGGATATGTTTCCGCAGACACCGCATATTGAGGTAGTGGGGTTATTAGAAAACGATGATGTTTGA
- a CDS encoding M20 metallopeptidase family protein, with amino-acid sequence MDSRGINEFIKENVDKIYDEMVKVRRVIHENPELGDEEFETSKFIKNFLMENGIEFSEIINTGVVATIYNDKQNIENKTVATRADIDALPILEENEVEYKSKNIGKMHACGHDAHTTIQLGAAKILADNKDKWHGTVRFFFQPAEETTGGADRMIKSGALKFESDKNRKIDAFFALHMAPEIELGKIGIKYGKAHASSARIHLTINGTSAHAALPHKGVDAILIGAKVMEYLQSIVSRRIDPREEAVITIGAFNGGFADNVVCDKVEMRGTARTMSEETRTFIIETIEKDLPKFVESLGGTINIDIKRGYAPVINDEEMTKKVENNIVDLYGENALELIKQPRMDVEDVSYFLNEIPGCFFRLGTRVEEKGLIYDLHHPKFNIDEKSLKIGMGLQLKNILEYLK; translated from the coding sequence ATGGATTCACGAGGAATAAATGAGTTTATAAAAGAAAATGTTGATAAAATTTATGATGAAATGGTAAAAGTCAGAAGAGTTATTCATGAAAATCCTGAACTTGGGGATGAAGAATTTGAAACAAGTAAATTTATAAAAAATTTTTTAATGGAAAATGGAATTGAATTTTCTGAGATTATAAATACAGGAGTTGTTGCGACAATTTATAATGATAAGCAAAATATAGAAAATAAGACAGTTGCAACTCGTGCAGATATTGATGCACTGCCAATTTTGGAAGAAAATGAAGTTGAATATAAGTCAAAAAATATTGGGAAAATGCACGCTTGCGGACACGATGCACATACAACTATTCAGCTTGGAGCAGCAAAAATTTTGGCAGATAATAAGGATAAATGGCATGGAACTGTGAGATTTTTCTTCCAGCCAGCGGAAGAAACAACTGGCGGCGCAGATAGAATGATAAAAAGTGGAGCATTAAAATTTGAAAGTGATAAAAATCGAAAAATAGATGCATTTTTTGCATTGCACATGGCTCCAGAAATAGAACTTGGAAAAATTGGAATAAAATATGGAAAGGCACACGCTTCGTCAGCAAGAATACACCTTACGATAAATGGTACTTCTGCCCACGCCGCATTGCCTCACAAAGGAGTTGATGCAATATTAATCGGAGCAAAAGTTATGGAATACTTGCAATCAATAGTAAGCAGAAGAATTGATCCAAGAGAAGAAGCTGTGATTACAATTGGAGCATTCAACGGAGGCTTTGCCGACAACGTAGTCTGTGATAAAGTGGAAATGAGGGGTACAGCAAGAACAATGTCTGAAGAAACAAGAACATTCATAATTGAAACAATTGAAAAAGACTTGCCTAAATTTGTAGAATCACTAGGCGGAACAATAAATATTGATATTAAGCGTGGCTATGCTCCTGTAATTAACGACGAAGAAATGACAAAAAAAGTAGAAAATAATATTGTTGACTTATACGGCGAAAATGCCCTGGAATTAATAAAACAGCCTAGAATGGATGTTGAAGATGTTAGTTATTTCCTAAATGAAATTCCTGGATGTTTTTTTAGACTGGGAACAAGAGTGGAAGAAAAAGGCTTGATTTATGATTTGCACCATCCAAAATTTAATATTGATGAGAAAAGTTTAAAAATCGGAATGGGATTGCAATTGAAAAATATTTTAGAATATTTAAAATAA
- a CDS encoding VanZ family protein, with protein sequence MELSEKDEEYIISLLEQGKKIDAIVFVKDKTEMTLKEAKDCIDKKINNEHYEKNISVSEEDEKNLSSLVNENKKLQTVAFLHKNKDMSLLEAKNYTDNLIFKKNIETNRENTDKRGYIFDEKLNLFVPNLARQKKARKIMLSIFLVLVVIFLIQLIFLDRSSDIKMIILTYSILGILVFMITLPLVSLDIYNTENKLKTLGNLELSDQFEVKAFISNFDLFSNILLLLIFIIVIPIVLVKTYKKGEYKDILYLIPLIVFTIYGVYELLKMLKYKKYSLNISNKEITLLYNKNEIKSIKIENINFINFYTKEFKKGRKYNIPIIQILDRKKNIFVEMDIKTSDYILLKKYFKKYEVLVDDEFNKI encoded by the coding sequence GTGGAATTATCAGAAAAAGATGAAGAATATATTATTTCACTACTTGAACAAGGAAAAAAAATAGATGCTATTGTCTTTGTTAAAGATAAAACAGAAATGACTTTAAAAGAAGCTAAGGATTGTATTGATAAAAAAATCAATAATGAACACTATGAAAAAAATATATCTGTTTCTGAAGAAGATGAAAAAAATTTATCTTCTTTGGTTAATGAAAATAAAAAATTACAAACAGTTGCTTTTCTTCATAAAAATAAGGATATGTCTTTATTAGAAGCTAAAAATTATACAGATAATTTAATTTTTAAGAAAAACATTGAAACTAATAGAGAAAATACGGATAAACGGGGCTATATTTTTGATGAAAAATTGAATCTTTTTGTTCCAAATTTAGCAAGGCAAAAGAAAGCACGAAAAATAATGCTGAGTATTTTTCTAGTACTTGTAGTTATTTTTTTAATTCAGTTGATATTTTTAGATAGAAGTTCAGATATAAAAATGATAATTTTAACATATTCTATCTTGGGTATTTTAGTTTTTATGATAACTTTACCTCTAGTTAGCTTAGATATCTATAATACAGAAAATAAATTAAAAACTCTTGGAAATTTAGAACTTTCAGATCAATTTGAAGTTAAAGCTTTCATTAGTAATTTTGATTTATTTTCGAATATTTTATTACTTCTTATATTTATTATTGTGATACCTATTGTTCTTGTTAAAACGTATAAGAAAGGGGAATATAAAGATATTCTTTATCTTATTCCATTGATTGTTTTTACAATTTATGGAGTTTATGAGCTTTTAAAAATGCTTAAGTATAAAAAATATTCGTTAAATATAAGTAATAAAGAGATTACTCTGTTATATAATAAAAATGAAATAAAATCTATAAAAATTGAGAACATAAATTTTATTAATTTCTATACTAAAGAATTTAAGAAAGGAAGAAAGTATAATATTCCTATTATTCAAATTTTAGATAGAAAAAAGAATATATTTGTTGAGATGGATATAAAAACAAGCGATTATATTCTATTGAAAAAGTATTTCAAAAAATATGAAGTATTAGTAGACGATGAATTTAATAAGATTTAA